The following are encoded together in the Capsulimonas corticalis genome:
- a CDS encoding DNA polymerase III subunit alpha, which produces MYIELHCHSPYSFLDGASTIEELVRQAALFGMPALAITDHNTLTAAVKFHEVCEQYGIKPIYGTEVTMSDGSHLTLLAKSRTGYGNICRLLSTSYAIGGRLMPALPWDQLPLHAAGVICLTGCRQGKISSLIRDHRHLEALIVAQQLKDIFGDDLFIELQDDLTPHAARVCHELVLLARRIGARCVATNNVHYATSDGMIAHDVKRCIAMGITTAEHHIARPFNTERRLKSAKEMCDLFSWCPEAVANTMLIAEQCSGDGIMPLGEEFTPDYPTANGESAVEHLRTLAYEGARRRRGNFTRQGKERLDYELKLLAELGYTDFVLHAARIVRWARGEGIMVTGRGSGADSEVCYCLGLTDIDVLERNLPVARWVAPGKNPDIDIDFEARRRDDVFRWVSKTYGEENVALCCTYTTYWAKGALRDIGRALALPPQALAWFTKHMSGFSDAGKIAEAFARNAELRAYSSLTQRFEQLFDLCGKIAGHPRHLGSHSSGLVLSGLPLSTLNVVTPSARGVLPIVMLDKDDVETMGSVKLDILSLPILSVVKDSEHDIQRSDADFSYDNIPREDQATYRMLWSGNNCGAFQLGSPAQAALATQLHPRDFEDLVRSCALIRPGPIKARAVKKYIAARNGYSRIEYLHPSLKPILGRTYGVCCFQEQVSYIISAMLNINDAQADTWRKQLAKHARFGTMGQARASFVKRSCQVHRDLSVENSNKIMDELEGWASLGFVEGHSASFALTAQKTAYMICHNPIQYYAALMSNQPCGFYDPQSIAAEARRRGGQILPLDINVSELACTTDDEATSIRIGYCLVSGIRNEDVEAILAERANGEYRSLLDFCVRLPLRRDLLESLILCGAFDALHDFNRRGLIWRLNETLAKAQAIRADTVSSSQKRLDIHLIGANATPIAWEIEDFSDWDKLLWEWRIVSVTTSCHPFAHLRQSLAARGIITAHEAMQLKTGFRATVAGLNIRPHRPPSKSGGRHLFCTIEDESAYMQSAFYGTNIDDNMATILLSPAVIVRGRMIRKGYGCSMEVERAWPLSIRDFRPAESVESRQELVEVARSGARSYR; this is translated from the coding sequence TTGTATATAGAACTGCACTGCCATTCGCCATATTCATTCCTCGATGGCGCTTCTACAATTGAAGAGCTGGTCCGTCAGGCGGCGCTGTTTGGCATGCCTGCTCTGGCAATCACCGATCACAACACGCTCACCGCCGCAGTCAAGTTTCACGAAGTTTGCGAGCAGTACGGCATAAAGCCGATCTACGGAACCGAAGTCACAATGAGCGACGGCAGTCACCTGACCCTACTCGCCAAGTCCCGCACGGGCTACGGAAATATCTGCCGACTGCTCTCCACCTCCTATGCTATCGGTGGTCGTCTCATGCCCGCACTTCCTTGGGATCAGCTCCCATTACACGCCGCTGGTGTGATTTGCCTCACGGGATGCAGACAAGGAAAAATCAGTTCGCTCATTCGCGATCATCGTCACCTCGAAGCACTAATCGTAGCGCAGCAACTCAAAGATATCTTCGGCGACGATCTGTTCATTGAATTGCAAGACGACCTGACTCCTCACGCCGCGCGGGTTTGCCATGAGCTTGTTCTTCTGGCGCGGAGGATTGGCGCACGGTGCGTCGCGACCAACAACGTGCATTATGCTACCAGCGACGGAATGATCGCTCACGACGTAAAACGATGCATCGCCATGGGGATTACGACCGCCGAGCATCACATTGCCAGGCCGTTCAACACCGAGCGGCGGTTGAAATCAGCCAAAGAGATGTGTGATCTGTTTTCGTGGTGTCCAGAGGCGGTCGCCAACACGATGCTGATCGCCGAACAGTGCAGTGGCGACGGAATTATGCCGCTGGGCGAGGAATTTACGCCTGATTATCCGACTGCCAATGGGGAATCGGCGGTGGAGCATTTGCGCACACTGGCGTACGAAGGCGCGCGGCGACGGCGAGGGAACTTCACGCGTCAGGGGAAAGAGCGCCTCGACTACGAATTGAAGCTTCTGGCCGAACTGGGCTACACGGATTTTGTTCTTCACGCCGCGCGGATCGTGCGCTGGGCGCGGGGTGAAGGGATAATGGTCACGGGCCGTGGGAGTGGAGCCGACAGCGAAGTTTGTTACTGCTTGGGCCTCACGGACATCGACGTGCTGGAGAGAAACCTTCCTGTGGCGAGATGGGTCGCGCCAGGCAAAAACCCCGACATAGATATCGACTTCGAAGCGCGGCGGCGAGATGATGTGTTCCGCTGGGTTTCCAAGACTTATGGCGAAGAAAACGTGGCGCTCTGTTGCACCTATACCACCTATTGGGCCAAAGGCGCTCTCAGAGACATCGGAAGAGCTTTGGCGCTGCCGCCGCAGGCGCTGGCGTGGTTCACTAAGCATATGAGCGGATTCTCCGACGCTGGCAAGATCGCCGAGGCATTCGCACGCAATGCCGAGCTTCGTGCTTATTCTTCTTTGACACAACGGTTCGAGCAGCTTTTTGATCTCTGCGGCAAGATCGCAGGACATCCAAGGCACCTTGGAAGCCACTCATCGGGGCTAGTGCTCAGTGGCCTTCCTCTCTCCACCTTGAATGTAGTTACCCCGTCGGCGCGCGGCGTTTTGCCCATCGTGATGTTGGACAAAGATGATGTTGAAACAATGGGTTCCGTGAAGCTGGATATTCTTTCTCTCCCGATCCTTTCTGTCGTCAAGGATTCAGAGCACGACATACAGCGCTCCGATGCAGATTTCTCTTACGACAACATCCCTCGTGAAGACCAGGCGACTTACCGAATGCTCTGGTCAGGAAATAATTGTGGCGCGTTTCAACTTGGGTCCCCTGCTCAGGCCGCACTCGCCACGCAACTCCATCCGCGCGACTTCGAAGACCTCGTACGAAGCTGCGCATTAATACGTCCAGGACCGATTAAAGCCAGAGCGGTGAAGAAGTATATCGCGGCGCGTAATGGATACTCACGGATCGAATACCTCCATCCATCACTGAAGCCTATCCTCGGAAGGACCTACGGCGTATGCTGCTTCCAAGAGCAAGTCAGCTACATCATCTCGGCCATGCTGAACATCAACGACGCCCAGGCCGATACATGGCGGAAACAGCTTGCCAAACACGCGCGGTTCGGAACGATGGGACAGGCACGGGCGAGCTTCGTGAAGCGATCTTGTCAGGTCCACCGCGATCTTTCAGTGGAAAATTCCAACAAAATCATGGACGAACTGGAGGGATGGGCGTCGCTCGGGTTTGTCGAGGGGCATTCAGCGTCTTTCGCCTTGACTGCCCAAAAGACCGCCTACATGATCTGCCACAATCCGATCCAATACTACGCCGCCCTGATGAGCAATCAGCCGTGCGGATTTTATGATCCTCAATCCATTGCTGCCGAAGCCAGGCGGCGCGGAGGGCAAATCCTCCCATTGGACATCAATGTAAGCGAATTGGCTTGCACCACGGACGACGAAGCGACCTCGATCCGTATTGGATATTGCCTTGTAAGTGGCATCCGAAACGAAGATGTTGAAGCGATCTTGGCCGAGCGTGCGAACGGCGAGTATCGCAGCTTGCTCGATTTCTGCGTGCGCCTCCCCCTTAGGCGCGACCTACTCGAAAGCCTCATCTTATGTGGCGCTTTTGACGCTCTTCATGACTTTAACCGCCGCGGTCTCATCTGGCGTTTGAACGAGACTCTCGCCAAAGCCCAAGCCATCCGCGCCGATACCGTAAGCAGTTCACAAAAGCGCTTGGATATTCATTTGATCGGTGCGAACGCGACACCGATTGCCTGGGAAATAGAGGATTTTAGCGACTGGGATAAACTGCTTTGGGAGTGGAGGATCGTCTCCGTGACCACGAGTTGTCACCCATTTGCCCACCTGAGACAGTCGCTGGCGGCGCGGGGCATCATCACGGCGCATGAGGCGATGCAGCTCAAGACGGGGTTCAGGGCGACCGTAGCGGGGTTGAACATCCGACCGCACAGGCCACCGTCGAAGTCGGGCGGCAGACATCTGTTTTGTACAATCGAGGACGAGAGCGCGTACATGCAGAGCGCTTTTTACGGCACGAACATCGACGACAATATGGCGACGATTCTGCTCAGTCCAGCCGTGATCGTGAGAGGAAGGATGATCCGTAAGGGCTACGGATGTTCAATGGAGGTTGAAAGGGCGTGGCCGCTGAGCATTCGGGATTTCCGCCCAGCGGAGAGCGTTGAGAGCCGTCAGGAATTGGTCGAGGTGGCGCGGAGTGGGGCGAGGAGCTATAGGTGA
- a CDS encoding SOS response-associated peptidase produces MCNRYNISVSAKDVADYFGIQLVLGEAANSMPNYNVAPTQTIATVLQRDGDRVMDAMRWGFIPSWAKMQSKVVATNAISEEIAGKPLYRSAWKARQRCLVPATGFFEWRGEKGAKEPINFKVKDQELFGLAGVYDRWIDPVTNQAILSCAILTVAPNDLVSHVHNRMPVIVHRDEENDWLSQDTTADQALSICRPYEADGMYGVLVDKKMGNSRWNTDECIVSVGAL; encoded by the coding sequence ATGTGCAATCGATACAATATCTCCGTGAGCGCCAAGGATGTGGCCGACTACTTCGGCATTCAGTTGGTCCTCGGCGAAGCGGCGAACTCGATGCCGAACTATAATGTGGCTCCGACGCAGACCATAGCCACGGTCCTGCAGCGCGACGGAGATCGCGTCATGGACGCCATGCGTTGGGGATTTATCCCGAGCTGGGCCAAGATGCAGAGCAAGGTGGTCGCTACAAACGCGATCAGCGAGGAGATCGCAGGCAAGCCGTTGTATCGGAGCGCCTGGAAAGCACGCCAGCGGTGCCTCGTGCCCGCAACTGGCTTTTTCGAGTGGCGCGGCGAAAAGGGAGCCAAGGAACCGATCAACTTCAAAGTCAAGGACCAAGAGCTGTTTGGTTTGGCGGGCGTCTACGACCGCTGGATCGATCCTGTGACCAATCAGGCTATCCTGTCGTGCGCGATCCTGACGGTGGCCCCCAACGATCTCGTGTCTCACGTCCACAACCGTATGCCTGTGATCGTCCACCGCGACGAGGAGAATGACTGGCTCAGTCAGGACACCACCGCTGATCAGGCGCTCTCGATCTGCCGTCCCTATGAAGCCGACGGAATGTATGGGGTCCTGGTGGACAAGAAGATGGGAAACTCGCGGTGGAATACGGATGAGTGCATCGTGAGCGTGGGGGCGTTGTGA
- a CDS encoding NADAR family protein, whose translation MKTFDAAEREKVCTATTPASAKSQGKRVTLRVGWETVSFEIMEQVVRAKFADPELAAKLLTTGDRELLEGNTWWDTTWGCIKGKDGK comes from the coding sequence TTGAAAACTTTTGACGCCGCCGAACGCGAAAAGGTCTGCACCGCCACCACGCCAGCGTCGGCCAAGAGCCAGGGTAAGCGTGTGACGCTACGTGTGGGATGGGAGACCGTGAGCTTTGAAATTATGGAGCAGGTGGTGCGGGCAAAGTTTGCTGATCCTGAGTTGGCGGCGAAGCTCTTGACCACTGGGGATCGGGAGCTTTTGGAAGGAAATACCTGGTGGGACACGACTTGGGGATGTATCAAGGGGAAAGATGGCAAGTAG